In the Neodiprion virginianus isolate iyNeoVirg1 chromosome 2, iyNeoVirg1.1, whole genome shotgun sequence genome, CATCCAACTCCAAGCGCCGATATTCCAAAAGCACCGTCAAACTCCGGAACAATGGTGGTCGTCGAGTGGGTAACCCCTGAGGATGAGTACGTTTGCACCCTGTCTAGGGAAACGCAGGAGGTCGCGAAGCAGGAACTTCGGGAAGACAAGAACTCCAGGGACCAGGCACTGAGGCAGATCAGAGAATGGATCAAGCTTAATCCCAGGATCGAGAACTGTCGTCTTGGTAAGACAGCTTGTGGAATGTTTGTTGCGTTTGCTTATTTTTGTCCTACTGAATTTTTACGATAATCTGAACGATCACGTTATTCATTTCCCTCTTCGCATCTACCCTTTTACAGATAGTCAGTTTCTCTTGAAGTTCCTGAGGTGCAAAAAGTACAGCGTTCCCATGGCCCAGGAGGCCATCGAACGATACCTGTTGCTCAGACAAGTTTACCACCCGGCTTTCAACAATCTGGACATCATTGATCCAGTCCTCGAGGATCTCTTGGCACTTGGGTAGGTGGTCTGCGCGATTAGCGTCACTGCAATTTAATTCCAAAAGTTCGTTCCGTAATTGGTACCGAAGTAGCTTTTCCCATATTTCCAAATGTTCATTTTCAGACAGGGAAACGAATAGAAATTTTAGCTAATACTTGGCAATAACCGCTAATTTACCGACCAGacattaaaattaattcacacTACAGGTACCTCTTTGCGGTTCCCGGTCGCGACAGGAAGGGACGTCGAGTGATCGTCGCGAGACCAGGTACGAATCAGTCTCTTCTTTTGTTTGTTGTTGAATCTGTTTAACCATGCTCGAGAAATCGTCTTATCCTGCTGGCCGTTTATTTTCCGACGCAGGGGTTTTCGACCCGTATAAATACAACAACGCTGACATGTGCCGCATCCACGCGATAACTTACGAGGCGCTAATGGAGGATGAGGAAAGTCAGGTGCGAGGCTTTGTGCATTTTGCCGATGGTGCCGGGGTCAGCTTTCCACACTTGACTCTGTTCACCCCCAAGGAAGCAGTCCGCATAGTTAAGAACGGCGAGGTACTGTTCGTTCCGACTTTTCTCTCTGCGTTCCTCTACCTCCGGGTGTAAGATTATAAGATTCAATAATTGTTTCCGATAACACAGCGTACGATTCCGATGCGGCACAAGGAGATAAATGCCATCAACATCCATTCATCCGTCAAGTTCGCTCTGGACTTTGGAATGTCGCTGATATCGGAGAAAATCAAGAAGCGTGTCAACATCTACACCAGCCTTAATGATGCTTCGAACAAAAAGATGGACACGAGTATCCTCCCGAAGGAGTACGGTGGCACCATGCCCATGAAGGAGATGATCGGTGAGGCCAATTTCTCCCGAGAGTTTCAATCTTAATTCAACATAGCGTTCGTTCGATTCTTCTAGAGTTGTATAATTTCATGACATTTCAGACCTATGGAGGAAGGAGCTCGTTGCCCTTCGACCCACACTCCTGAGTCACGACAAGATGAGGGTCCGTCTGGAAATGTTTTCCGAGAAGGCAAGGGAAGGTGCAGTGTCGGCCCTGAAGCAGGGCTTCGGTTGTGCCGCAGTTGGTTCTGGCGACTCGATACAAGGGATAACGGGGTCGTTCCGTAAGCTTGAAGTAGACTAGGGAAAGTACAATGTAGTTAGACTTACATCACACGAgttattatcatattttttaagtttgttgtttttcacgGATCACAATTGTATATCATTTGTATTGTACCTTATAACATTATATGAGATAGGAGGACATGCCTTAGCTTCGCCGCGTCGGGTCGACGCCAAAAATTGCTGCACATAATAGTAAATATAGTACGGGAGGACTTCGCTCACTGACGTAAAGGAAAGCAAAAGAAAGCCACGGCTTTCATAAAATCAAAAGATACACTCACGCTGTTGCACCGTAACATCTTAGACGATaacaattgatttttcgtaCATCATGACGAAGAACTAGCGGGTaaaatcgttactttttcGTTAGTTGGATTCACGAGTAGGGAAGGGCCAAATAGATCGTCGGAACATTGCATCGGTCGGTAAATTGGGAACGAACTTGACACTGTTGTGTTATAAGACGGTAATTACAGGTATGTTTATAACGTTGGCGTGATAGCAGTAGTGTTACGTACGTTCTTTTGGCTCTAGATATCATCGTTCTACCGTGGAATTATAATTAATGCTTATCGCAGCACACCGGACAAGCATTTGTACAGAAGTCTCGCTCCGTGAAGCGCGGTAAAATTAGGCTTAGAATTTAATACAACGACTTAATGTGTTTTTACATATGTTTTTAGATTtaataaaagatttttttcttccaacggTGTGTCTTTAAAACTTTCTTGACTCACCTACTTAATCGTCAtgacttattattatttcacattaATTCAGTGTTTCTTCTCCGACCACTAGAGGATGATCTTCTTTGTACTCAGTCGAACAGAAATTTATTACTCTTCAACTTCTTTCAACGTTTATTAAACTTTACATTCTTTTGCAATGTATaacagaaaaatcaaattgtaaGATGTATAACGATAAGCCGAAAAATCGTGCCAGGGAGTGCCGatagaaaaggaagaaagggCTTAGGATAACCATTGGCCAACTAGTTCACGGACTCTGGCCTTGGCTGCGGTCATCTCTGCGGAGTCCGTTGAGAGGTCGCTGTAGAGATCTTGGCAGTGAGAGGTTCCTGTTCGATCAGATTAAGAATTAACTTTGCGGGTCGAGGTAGCGCAATGATATGAACAGCCACGTTTGTACATACAttgcacaatattttttaaacatacaATTGCGAAACAGCAGCCCGCTCATGATCGTGAACCTGAACGCTTGCTCTTACCCATAACCAGAATTGCTGGTGACGACTCGTTCAGATCCTCGAGGACCGAGAGAGCGTGCCAAGGGTCGAGATCTCCGTTGGTAAATATAACGTTTGTCACCTCCGGTTTAAGCCCACCGTATACGATATTCGTCCTGGTGACGGCGGAGTCGAGGAGATACTCGTTGTAGCTGAAAATCGACACGGTAAACGTTTAAAGAGATCTGCCATTTTCGGTTCCAAGATAAGAATCAATCGAGTTACGTCGTCCGACTCACTAGTCACCGTAGAGGTCTTTGCAGAGTTCGGTGAAGAATTCAATCTGAAACAGGGTGCCAAAGACGGACTTGTCGGAGTTTGCCGTTTGGTAGTAGCCGTACTCGGTACATGTTTGGTAGTACCATGGCCGCACTGGAAATTGAAGACATGTTTAACTCAGGCTATCGCGTCTTTGCGCATACTGCAGTAATTATATACTGACTTGCACTGGTAGCTGCATAAGAGTTCCAGTCCTCGTTGATGTAGGCCTCAACCAAGCTCGCGTAGCTGGTGTCGACGCAGGTGGACCAGCTCGTCAAGTACGCCAAACGCTGGAGAGGCGAGCCTAGATACGTCGCCGTCATAACGTCGCACATCCTTCCGACGCTCGACTGCCCCGTGGAATCAACCGCGTCGTACTGAACGACTCCAGCGAAAACCTGCCGAATTTAAACGAGATCGCAACACATATGTTACGGGTATCTTATTAGGGATACAAGGACAGTTCTGGATACATATTCCCATACTGACGTTTATCAACACTTTGCCAAGATACAAACCTTTCTTTAAAACGTTCGAGGATGGGGTGCATTTGCACTCTAATTGATTTTATCTTCATTCCGATCATTTAGCTGTCCGACCTTATTCATCAGAGTGTGAATAACCCTCGCCCTGAAAGATTCTAGAAAAAGGTTTGTGTCTTGGCTAAGGGTTGGTAAATGTCAGCATGGGAATCTGTATCCAAAACTCTCGTTGTATTTGTTTCCAACTACTCACCCCGGCAAGCGTGTTCAACAGGGAAGCCACATCTTGCCAGGAAGACGTATCGATGTCGTTACAGAGGCTGCAAATTCGAAAGAGGAATAAGATGTAATATTTGAATTGGAAGGAAATAAAAAGCACGGCTTCGGTTGTCACCTACTTGAAAAATCTCTTCAGCGTCTCGGGACCGGTGCTGGTTTGCAGTAGCTCTTCCACGGCCAGGAAGGCGTCGTTTACATCTACAGAGCACTGACTACTGTACCTGGACAAAGCCACCGTGACAACCTCGTAGTATTCTGAAACAATTGTAAGGTAGATTGAGACGATCTGAAGTGGTCGAGTTGGAGAGCTTACCGTAAAAGTCAGCTTTCGCGAGAATGGGAGCGCTGCTGGCCAGAGCACCCTGTCAACAATGTCAAAGGGATGTTAATATTTATCggtcaaataaaaatgataattttttaggCAGAGCAACCTTTATCAGATGAGGGTATTTTATTCGAGCCCAAGCTGCCATGTTTCCGGCGTATGAACCACCGAAAAGCACGACCGTACTGTTTTCAAGGTTTCTCTGTTTCTTCACGATCTCGATGAAGTAGGCCAGATCTGCTAGGGCCTGGTCCACGTTTAGGTACTGCAGATTCTCGGAGCTCGTGTTACTGCGGGAATGTACTTTAATTGCATATCCATTTTCAATTGCGGTTGAAATAATTTGgatcaaaattgtgattttCATTAGGCATTAACAATTCATTGATAAATACAGATTCGTATCGCATCTATCACTGCATATGATACAAGTATACAATATGTATCTATAAAACAATCTGGGTTAAATCATTACGATCTCATTCTTGCAAGGGCCTCGTCTACGTTAAGCAACAAGATTGACACGATTAGATAACGCGGGTCGGTACCCgtagtataattttttttaatcaatcaaACTCAGCTTCGGATCATCGCATCAAGTGTCAGATCATGTGCGGCACATGACAGTCAAATCATATCCGTATTGCGATTCTGTAAATTGCATTAATTAAATCACGAGCTTGATGATAGCCTAATAATACGGAACTGCGACAGCGAAGCAATTTCATGGTCGAACATAAACAACACACCAATTACACCGAGGTCAACTTGCCTCATAATAATGCTGCTATTTTTCTGGGATATTAAGATAGAGAGAGACGGTGCTTATTTACCCTCTGAAATTCAGGCCAGATAAAAGTATGGTAATGATCAATGAGTGGAACAAAGTTCACAAGAAGTTCTCTTGAGCCAGTTAATCTCTTCAGCAGACGTTATACCTACTTGGTTGGATAACTTTCACCGTAGTATCGATGCTCCGTATAGTACATCATCGCACCATAAGTCGAAGCAAGATTGTACATCTGACCGGATCGCAGCCACCCTGGAGTGATTTCCCACTCTCCACCGATCATTATGAGGATTGGGGCATTCGATTCGGAAAGGAACTGATCATTCTCGTAGTATCTCTGCGAAAGAACCTCATTATTCGCGGCTTAGAGTCAATCGTAGTGAAGGAAAGGGTTCTAATAAGAAATGAGCGGCTTCCAAAAGGCTTTTCTAGTTGAACTGCATCGCTCAGGGTAGCAGAAGGGCCCCAATTCTATTTTTGAACTCTTTCCTCTGTGACAGTACGCAAAGAGTGTTCTTTAATCACCATGGACCACGTTCGATTATCACGGGGATTGAAGTGATCGACTGGCTGCTCTATCCACGCAATGCTTGGCGTCCCGGCGGATCTGGCAGCTGGAGGATCCGGCAGTCCTTCGAACCAGAAACTGCGGGACCCGAAGGCATCTCCAGAGTTAATTAGCAGCGCAGCTGTCGCCACGGAGAGCAGCCAAACCGCAGGGCGTCTCATTTTCTTGACTGGTCTGGCAGGATTAGGAAAATGAGTGTCCACCCTTCTCTATATTTACAGATCAAGTTTTGTATTAGAGATTGCAATTGATAGTGATAATTACATACCTGTTTCTGTACAACCGCGGAAAGATTAGTAAGAAGGGCGAACGATTACTTACCTCGACTAGAGTGACAGAATTACTGATAACTCCCAACGTTTCGCGATACAATATCTAGACATCTGATAGCACTTTTTTGGGGTAAGCTGAGAGGAGGGGAGGAAGTCAAGCGAATTACACTTAGACTCGCAGACTCGAATTTCTAGTGGGGATGCTGATAAAACAAGTCGCTAAAAACCCATTACTCTTCGGCGTAAATGAAACGGCTTTAGTGTATTCCAGTTTCTTCTGTGTGTTAATATTAAAGGGTTATATAGAAAGCTTTATTGCCTTGGTTATTCGTGTAAtcaaaaaaatctttattccAAGTTTGCATGAGGATACAGTGTCAAAAAATTGGCATTTCACCGTGTCCTCGCAGCCGATTCTGCGGCACTTTCGTCACATTTAACAGTTTGGCCGAGCACCATTTGCATACGAAGCCATTCGTATGTACGTTTTATATCGATATAAAACCAACACGAAACTATACAAACTTTTCATTTGTAGAGTATAGCGGACAGCTTACAgtatctttttcttccttgaTCAAGGTGCACGACTATCTGTGCGGCGTTTTGCTGCTCCTTTCGTTGCCCTCCGAGGCCGATACTTCGGTGGGCTGATCCTGACTCCAGGATCGACTTCGGCTACGCCTGGAAACTTTCCGTCGTCTTCGTCTGCTAATTCCAGAATCGGAGTAGCCCGATTCGCTCTCAGTGTCCATGGATTCGTAGTTCTTACCGTCCCATTTGGTCCTCTCAGTTCTCTTCGCGAAGTCCTTTTCTTTCGAGCGGTCTTTACGTTTCTCGGTGGTATCGCGACTCTTCCCATTCCTCTCGCATTCTTTTTCCGTCCTGTCTCCACGCGTCCTCTTCTTCTTACTCTGCTTTACCTGCGACTTCTCATCCCTCGGTCTCTTCCGTGGGCTTCTCAATCGCTTCTCCTCCGCCCTCGACGCTCTGGTTGGTGTCTCTCCCCCCGAGTCGGAGGAATCGGACCACCGCCAGTTCCGCGAGCTTTCTTCTCGCATCCAGCTCGAGCCTCTGGCCGATTCCTGATCAGGCCTCGAAGATCTGGCCGAGGCTGTTCTCTGGTCATGGTGACTGGATCCCCGCCTCGTCCTGGACCTCTGGGGGCTCTTGACGTCGTATTCGTCACGGGGGTTGCGGAAGGTATGCAGAAAGTTGCAGGACCTACCCTTGGGGCACTTCGGCATGCCGCAAATCGCGTTACGCCACGACTGGACATTCGCGAATTCGCAGTTGAGCTGCCGGCCCGCGTACCAGCGGCCCTTTAGGCTGCGCAGCGCCCT is a window encoding:
- the LOC124298549 gene encoding alpha-tocopherol transfer protein-like, which translates into the protein MVVVEWVTPEDEYVCTLSRETQEVAKQELREDKNSRDQALRQIREWIKLNPRIENCRLDSQFLLKFLRCKKYSVPMAQEAIERYLLLRQVYHPAFNNLDIIDPVLEDLLALGYLFAVPGRDRKGRRVIVARPGVFDPYKYNNADMCRIHAITYEALMEDEESQVRGFVHFADGAGVSFPHLTLFTPKEAVRIVKNGERTIPMRHKEINAINIHSSVKFALDFGMSLISEKIKKRVNIYTSLNDASNKKMDTSILPKEYGGTMPMKEMIDLWRKELVALRPTLLSHDKMRVRLEMFSEKAREGAVSALKQGFGCAAVGSGDSIQGITGSFRKLEVD
- the LOC124298542 gene encoding thymus-specific serine protease-like, whose translation is MRRPAVWLLSVATAALLINSGDAFGSRSFWFEGLPDPPAARSAGTPSIAWIEQPVDHFNPRDNRTWSMRYYENDQFLSESNAPILIMIGGEWEITPGWLRSGQMYNLASTYGAMMYYTEHRYYGESYPTNNTSSENLQYLNVDQALADLAYFIEIVKKQRNLENSTVVLFGGSYAGNMAAWARIKYPHLIKGALASSAPILAKADFYEYYEVVTVALSRYSSQCSVDVNDAFLAVEELLQTSTGPETLKRFFNLCNDIDTSSWQDVASLLNTLAGVFAGVVQYDAVDSTGQSSVGRMCDVMTATYLGSPLQRLAYLTSWSTCVDTSYASLVEAYINEDWNSYAATSAMRPWYYQTCTEYGYYQTANSDKSVFGTLFQIEFFTELCKDLYGDYYNEYLLDSAVTRTNIVYGGLKPEVTNVIFTNGDLDPWHALSVLEDLNESSPAILVMGTSHCQDLYSDLSTDSAEMTAAKARVRELVGQWLS